A single genomic interval of Microbacterium hydrocarbonoxydans harbors:
- a CDS encoding proline dehydrogenase family protein: MADSTPLPDTGSASLADRAIELARRWVIEAAAADVDPAAERLAGVLQDANGLPFTLGFVDGVMRPESLSAAASQLHRIAPIVPDFLPWYLRSAVRLGGGVAELLPTPVVPIARRVLREMVGHLVVDARPAKLGPAIARIRESGARLNLNLLGEAVLGDAEAQRRFDGIHELVRRPDVDYVSVKVSAIMSHISMWAFDEVVDAVVERLLPLYLAAASDRTFINLDMEEYRDLDLTIAVFTRILEDPRLAGLEAGIVLQAYLPDALPALQELTAWARERVDHGGAPIKVRLVKGANLAMERVEARMHGWPQAPYDTKAETDANYLRCLDWALRAENIEAVHLGIAGHNLFGIAYAWLLAGERGLVGGAGAGGAGAAGAAGAAAPSRGTGQPPIEFEMLLGMAQGQVQAVSREVGEVLLYVPVVRPDEFDVAISYLVRRLEENASSDNFLSAAFHLADDESLFLRERDRFLDALELSTSPTLRVGPRRAQDRTAPVHESVRPVPATPVAEEGLTQAVLGISRGSDDSDGPFLETAVYAHRELEEETGGAPGFENTPDSDPSLPANRDWAREIHARIADSTRGVSTIEAARIDDAAVLESTLSGVRDAGARWGARPAVERAEVLLRAAAALEGRRAELIEVAASETGKVLAEADIEVSEAVDFARYYAAKARELDAVAGAAFEPARVTVVTPPWNFPLAIPAGGVLAALAAGSGVVFKPAPQSRRCAAVIAEALWEVGVPRDVLALVDIEEGDLGRALISHEAVDRVILTGSWETAALFRSWRPDLPLLAETSGKNAIIVTPSADLDLAVADLVRSAFGHAGQKCSAASLAILVGPVGRSKRFARQLADATRSLHVGWPTDPLAEVGPVIERPQGKLAWALTELEGEEQWLIEPTVSTDDDSGRLWRPGIRVGVQPGSRFHTEEFFGPVLGVMHAPTLERAIELQNAVAYGLTAGLHTQNPAELGLWLERVQAGNLYVNRGITGAIVQRQPFGGWKRSSVGPGAKAGGPNYLIGLGSWRSSGSGPVSSTLHLRGLDSRITELIESAQPSLDYEAFEWLRRSALSDALAWDREFGQVRDVSHLGVERNLFRYRPVAVAIRATADAGRQELLRVVVAAVRAGAGFVLSTPVGLPAGVRRALGDLGAVVHVETDDEWIERMRRRGQTPDGAPADAAAEPHPSRVRLVGPRASVAALHSALAAAVDGDPDLAVYDGEVTSAGRIELLPFVHEQAIAITAHRYGNPDDWSASVI, from the coding sequence ATGGCCGACTCGACACCCCTTCCGGACACCGGATCCGCCTCTCTCGCGGACCGCGCCATCGAGCTCGCCAGGCGCTGGGTGATCGAGGCGGCGGCGGCCGATGTCGACCCGGCCGCCGAGCGGCTCGCCGGCGTGCTGCAGGATGCGAACGGCCTGCCGTTCACGCTCGGATTCGTCGACGGCGTCATGCGTCCGGAGAGCCTCAGCGCGGCCGCATCCCAGCTGCATCGGATCGCGCCGATCGTGCCCGACTTCCTGCCCTGGTATCTGCGCTCCGCGGTGCGGCTGGGCGGCGGGGTCGCCGAGCTCCTGCCGACACCCGTCGTGCCCATCGCCCGCCGGGTGCTGCGTGAGATGGTCGGCCACCTCGTCGTCGACGCCCGCCCTGCGAAGCTCGGTCCGGCGATCGCCCGGATCCGGGAGTCCGGCGCGCGGCTGAACCTCAATCTGCTCGGGGAGGCCGTGCTCGGGGATGCCGAGGCGCAGCGGCGCTTCGACGGCATCCACGAGCTGGTCCGCCGCCCCGACGTCGACTACGTGTCGGTCAAGGTGTCGGCGATCATGAGCCACATCTCGATGTGGGCGTTCGACGAGGTCGTCGACGCGGTGGTCGAGCGGCTGCTCCCGCTGTACCTGGCCGCGGCGTCCGACCGCACGTTCATCAACCTCGACATGGAGGAGTACCGCGACCTCGACCTGACCATCGCGGTGTTCACGCGCATCCTCGAGGACCCGCGCCTGGCCGGCCTCGAGGCGGGGATCGTGCTGCAGGCCTACCTGCCCGACGCCCTGCCGGCGCTGCAGGAGCTGACGGCGTGGGCGCGCGAACGAGTCGACCACGGCGGAGCCCCGATCAAGGTCAGGCTCGTCAAGGGTGCCAACCTCGCGATGGAACGCGTCGAGGCCCGGATGCACGGCTGGCCGCAGGCCCCGTACGACACGAAGGCCGAGACCGACGCGAACTATCTGCGGTGCCTCGACTGGGCGCTGCGGGCGGAGAACATCGAGGCGGTGCACCTCGGCATCGCCGGGCACAACCTGTTCGGCATCGCCTACGCATGGCTGCTCGCGGGGGAGCGCGGGCTGGTCGGTGGCGCTGGCGCTGGTGGCGCTGGTGCTGCCGGCGCTGCAGGCGCTGCTGCGCCCTCGCGCGGCACGGGCCAGCCGCCGATCGAGTTCGAGATGCTGCTCGGCATGGCGCAGGGACAGGTGCAGGCCGTCTCCCGCGAGGTCGGCGAGGTGCTGCTCTACGTCCCCGTCGTCCGGCCGGACGAGTTCGACGTCGCGATCAGCTACCTCGTGCGCCGACTCGAGGAGAACGCCTCGTCCGACAACTTCCTCTCGGCCGCGTTCCACCTCGCCGACGACGAGTCGCTCTTCCTCCGGGAGCGGGACCGCTTCCTCGACGCGCTCGAGCTGTCGACGTCTCCGACGCTGAGGGTCGGACCGCGCCGCGCGCAGGATCGCACGGCGCCCGTGCACGAATCGGTGCGCCCGGTGCCCGCGACTCCGGTCGCCGAAGAGGGCCTCACTCAGGCGGTGCTCGGCATCTCGCGCGGGTCGGACGACTCCGACGGGCCGTTCCTCGAGACGGCGGTGTACGCGCATCGCGAGCTCGAGGAGGAGACGGGCGGCGCCCCCGGCTTCGAGAACACGCCGGACAGCGACCCCTCCCTGCCCGCCAATCGCGACTGGGCGCGGGAGATCCACGCCCGCATCGCCGACTCGACACGGGGCGTCTCGACCATCGAGGCCGCCCGGATCGACGACGCCGCCGTGCTCGAGAGCACCCTCTCCGGTGTCCGGGACGCGGGCGCTCGGTGGGGCGCGCGCCCGGCGGTCGAGCGCGCCGAGGTCCTGCTGCGCGCCGCCGCGGCGCTCGAAGGCCGCCGCGCAGAGCTCATCGAGGTCGCCGCGTCCGAGACGGGCAAGGTCCTCGCCGAAGCCGACATCGAGGTCAGCGAGGCGGTCGACTTCGCCCGGTACTACGCCGCGAAGGCACGGGAGCTGGATGCCGTCGCCGGCGCCGCCTTCGAACCGGCCCGCGTGACCGTCGTCACCCCGCCGTGGAACTTCCCCCTCGCGATCCCCGCCGGAGGAGTGCTGGCCGCGCTCGCCGCAGGGTCGGGTGTCGTGTTCAAGCCGGCTCCGCAGTCGCGACGCTGCGCCGCCGTCATCGCCGAGGCGCTTTGGGAGGTCGGTGTGCCGCGCGACGTGCTCGCGCTGGTCGACATCGAGGAGGGCGACCTCGGTCGTGCCCTGATCAGCCACGAGGCGGTGGACCGCGTCATCCTCACCGGCTCCTGGGAGACGGCCGCGCTCTTCCGGTCGTGGCGGCCGGACCTGCCGCTGCTCGCCGAGACGAGCGGGAAGAACGCGATCATCGTGACCCCGTCGGCCGACCTCGACCTCGCGGTCGCCGATCTCGTGCGCAGCGCGTTCGGCCATGCGGGGCAGAAGTGCTCTGCCGCATCGCTCGCGATCCTCGTGGGACCGGTCGGCCGGTCGAAGAGGTTCGCCCGCCAGCTGGCGGATGCCACTCGTTCACTGCACGTCGGGTGGCCTACGGATCCGCTCGCCGAGGTCGGACCGGTGATCGAGCGTCCGCAGGGCAAGCTGGCCTGGGCGCTCACCGAGCTCGAGGGCGAGGAGCAGTGGCTCATCGAGCCGACGGTCTCGACCGACGACGACAGCGGGCGGCTGTGGCGACCCGGCATCCGCGTGGGCGTGCAGCCCGGTTCGCGATTCCACACCGAGGAGTTCTTCGGGCCGGTGCTCGGGGTCATGCACGCGCCGACGCTGGAGCGCGCGATCGAACTGCAGAACGCGGTCGCGTACGGGCTGACTGCCGGGCTGCACACCCAGAACCCCGCCGAGCTCGGCCTGTGGCTCGAGCGGGTGCAGGCGGGCAACCTGTACGTCAATCGCGGCATCACCGGTGCCATCGTGCAGCGGCAGCCGTTCGGGGGCTGGAAGCGCTCATCGGTGGGCCCCGGTGCGAAGGCCGGCGGCCCGAACTACCTGATCGGGCTCGGGTCGTGGCGGTCGAGCGGGTCGGGGCCCGTCTCCAGCACCCTGCACCTGCGCGGGCTGGACTCGCGCATCACCGAGTTGATCGAGTCCGCGCAGCCGTCGCTGGACTACGAGGCGTTCGAGTGGCTGCGCCGCTCGGCGCTGTCGGATGCGCTCGCCTGGGACCGCGAGTTCGGGCAGGTGCGCGACGTGTCGCACCTCGGCGTCGAGCGCAACCTGTTCCGCTATCGCCCGGTCGCCGTGGCGATCAGGGCCACAGCGGACGCCGGACGGCAGGAGCTGCTGCGAGTCGTCGTAGCCGCGGTGCGCGCCGGCGCCGGATTCGTGCT